A genomic window from Eleginops maclovinus isolate JMC-PN-2008 ecotype Puerto Natales chromosome 9, JC_Emac_rtc_rv5, whole genome shotgun sequence includes:
- the LOC134869889 gene encoding zinc finger MYM-type protein 1-like isoform X1, whose translation MKRNYLSGNQKKKKKREEEQKRKQDTGALLKFLHPALPSVVSGATEGPSTSSSSHVYEEEQVEDNIAASTPLPSSGSTEAVPSTPSRLEEEQVEASTPLPSSGSTEVPSTPSPLHEEDKEEDDIDMAETTPPSRTGVPVGIASTTLSDDPGCWPSVLTSSMRCEIVKKGPVQIMDIEFPQNLDNPPRRFTKDSYKRTMKNGENIHRSWLVYSIHTDGVFCFPCTVFGKRERDNALTTCGYGGWKNLSYRLKKHECTKVHCDNVKKWHDLQRRLQTSTLIDQRQMELMQLEVEHWKGVIRRVIAIVSHLAERNQALRGTTSTVYDRHNGNFLAQVELLAQFDPVMNEHIRRIQCKETKVHYLSGVIQNEIIQLVGDKILQEIARRVHKAKYFSVIMDCTPDISHKEQLSVVLRIVNCETPVSIAEHFLGFVHVEDTTGKGLSEILLDQLEKHNLSISDCRGQSYDNGSNMMGHKQGVQARILELNNKALCIPCSSHTLNLVVSDAAKSSVLSMSFFGMLQRLYNLFSSSVHHWAILKQHVKQLTLKPLSGTRWEARIDSVKVVRYHLPEILDGLSALETYATEKGDSETMSSAKSLHGELKTWSFLLCTITWYNVLYQVNHMSKLLQSPDVSMQTLKKETEGVTEYLEDFRENGLASSQTDAMEIAEDLEIERKLPEKRQRKKKRQFLYESTDETQSTPEEAFRRDFFLPLVDTAITSLKDRFSRLEGVYALYDFLFSIDIMRATIKTGKLHERCRKVEQTLHDIDADDLALEINSAVHTFPDEVSRCPFKMLDYIYSEKLLDLYSNLSIALRLLLTLPVSVASGERSFSSLKRIKNYMRSTMSQERLSGLALMSIESDVRRSLDLEGIVSAFAEAKGRKQQFQ comes from the exons atgaagcgaaattatctctccggcaatcaaaaaaagaagaagaaaagggaagaggagcagaaaagaaaacaagacaccg gggcattgctgaaatttcttcatcccgctctaccaagtgttgtctctggtgctactgaag ggccatcaacatcgtcttcgtcacatgtttatgaggaggagcaagtggaagacaacattgcggcgtccacaccacttcccagcagtggttcaacagaag cagtgccatcaactccatcacgacttgaggaggagcaagtggaagcatccacaccacttcccagcagtggttcaacagaag tgccatcaactccatctccacttcatgaggaggacaaagaggaagatgacattgacatggcagagaccaccccaccatccagaactggggtacctgtaggtattgcaagcaccacattaagtgatgacccaggatgttggcccagtgtcctaacaagcagtatgcgctgtgaaatagtcaaaaaaggacctgtgcaaatcatggacattgaattcccgcaaaacttagacaatcctcctcgaagattcaccaaggacagttacaaaagaaccatgaaaaatggtgagaatatacatcgatcgtggctggtgtattccatccacacagatggagtgttctgtttcccttgtactgttttcgggaagcgtgagcgtgacaatgccttaacgacctgtggctacggtggatggaagaacctttcctatcgcctaaaaaaacacgagtgcacaaaggtgcactgtgacaatgtgaaaaagtggcacgaccttcagaggagactgcaaaccagtacactgattgatcaaagacagatggagttgatgcaacttgaagttgaacactggaaaggcgtgattcggagagtgattgccatagtttcccatctggcagaacgcaaccaggctttgagaggaactaccagtaccgtgtatgatcgccacaatgggaattttctggctcaagtggaactcctagcacagtttgatccggtaatgaatgaacacatcagacgaatacaatgcaaagagacaaaggtgcattacctgagtggagtcattcagaacgaaatcattcagctggtcggagacaaaatcctacaggagattgcaagaagagtgcacaaagcaaaatacttctccgtgatcatggattgcactcctgacatcagccacaaggaacaactttctgttgttctcaggattgtcaactgtgaaacacctgtttctattgctgagcattttttgggatttgtacatgttgaagacacaactggtaaagggctcagtgaaatcctgcttgaccagttggagaagcacaacctcagcatttcagattgccgtgggcagtcatacgacaatggcagcaatatgatgggccacaaacagggtgtgcaggcaagaattttagagctgaacaacaaggcgctatgcatcccatgcagcagtcacacactaaatctggttgtgtcagatgctgccaagtcttcagtgttgtccatgtctttttttggtatgctgcaacgactgtacaaccttttcagttcctctgtgcaccactgggcaattttgaagcagcatgtgaagcagctcacccttaagccactttcagggacgagatgggaggcccgaattgacagtgtgaaggtagtgcggtaccatctacctgaaatactagacggactgtcagcactggagacatatgctacagagaagggggactcagagaccatgtcctcagcaaaaagcttacatggtgagcttaaaacatggtcctttcttctgtgcacaataacctggtacaacgttttgtatcaggttaaccatatgagcaagctcctccagagcccggatgtttcaatgcaaacactgaaaaaagaaaccgagggagtgacagagtacctagaagatttcagggaaaatggactcgcatcaagccaaacggatgcaatggagattgcagaagatctggaaattgagaggaaattgcctgagaaaaggcaacgtaaaaagaaaaggcagttcctttacgagagtacagatgaaacccaatcgaccccagaagaggccttcagaagggacttcttcctgcctttggttgacactgccatcaccagcctaaaagacagattttccagactggagggggtgtatgccctgtacgacttcctgttcagcattgatatcatgagggccacaatcaagactgggaaattgcatgagagatgcaggaaagtggaacaaaccctccatgatattgatgcagacgacttggcattggagatcaactctgctgtccacacctttccagatgaagtatccaggtgcccatttaaaatgctggactacatatacagtgagaagctgttggacctgtacagcaatttaagcattgcactgcgcctacttctgacccttcctgtctcggttgcctccggagagaggagcttttcatctctgaagcgcataaagaattacatgaggtcaactatgagccaagagaggctctctggactggcactcatgtcaattgagagtgacgtccgcaggtctttggacttggaggggattgtgtctgcatttgctgaggccaagggccgcaagcagcagtttcagtag
- the LOC134869889 gene encoding zinc finger MYM-type protein 1-like isoform X2, producing MKRNYLSGNQKKKKKREEEQKRKQDTGALLKFLHPALPSVVSGATEGPSTSSSSHVYEEEQVEDNIAASTPLPSSGSTEVPSTPSRLEEEQVEASTPLPSSGSTEVPSTPSPLHEEDKEEDDIDMAETTPPSRTGVPVGIASTTLSDDPGCWPSVLTSSMRCEIVKKGPVQIMDIEFPQNLDNPPRRFTKDSYKRTMKNGENIHRSWLVYSIHTDGVFCFPCTVFGKRERDNALTTCGYGGWKNLSYRLKKHECTKVHCDNVKKWHDLQRRLQTSTLIDQRQMELMQLEVEHWKGVIRRVIAIVSHLAERNQALRGTTSTVYDRHNGNFLAQVELLAQFDPVMNEHIRRIQCKETKVHYLSGVIQNEIIQLVGDKILQEIARRVHKAKYFSVIMDCTPDISHKEQLSVVLRIVNCETPVSIAEHFLGFVHVEDTTGKGLSEILLDQLEKHNLSISDCRGQSYDNGSNMMGHKQGVQARILELNNKALCIPCSSHTLNLVVSDAAKSSVLSMSFFGMLQRLYNLFSSSVHHWAILKQHVKQLTLKPLSGTRWEARIDSVKVVRYHLPEILDGLSALETYATEKGDSETMSSAKSLHGELKTWSFLLCTITWYNVLYQVNHMSKLLQSPDVSMQTLKKETEGVTEYLEDFRENGLASSQTDAMEIAEDLEIERKLPEKRQRKKKRQFLYESTDETQSTPEEAFRRDFFLPLVDTAITSLKDRFSRLEGVYALYDFLFSIDIMRATIKTGKLHERCRKVEQTLHDIDADDLALEINSAVHTFPDEVSRCPFKMLDYIYSEKLLDLYSNLSIALRLLLTLPVSVASGERSFSSLKRIKNYMRSTMSQERLSGLALMSIESDVRRSLDLEGIVSAFAEAKGRKQQFQ from the exons atgaagcgaaattatctctccggcaatcaaaaaaagaagaagaaaagggaagaggagcagaaaagaaaacaagacaccg gggcattgctgaaatttcttcatcccgctctaccaagtgttgtctctggtgctactgaag ggccatcaacatcgtcttcgtcacatgtttatgaggaggagcaagtggaagacaacattgcggcgtccacaccacttcccagcagtggttcaacagaag tgccatcaactccatcacgacttgaggaggagcaagtggaagcatccacaccacttcccagcagtggttcaacagaag tgccatcaactccatctccacttcatgaggaggacaaagaggaagatgacattgacatggcagagaccaccccaccatccagaactggggtacctgtaggtattgcaagcaccacattaagtgatgacccaggatgttggcccagtgtcctaacaagcagtatgcgctgtgaaatagtcaaaaaaggacctgtgcaaatcatggacattgaattcccgcaaaacttagacaatcctcctcgaagattcaccaaggacagttacaaaagaaccatgaaaaatggtgagaatatacatcgatcgtggctggtgtattccatccacacagatggagtgttctgtttcccttgtactgttttcgggaagcgtgagcgtgacaatgccttaacgacctgtggctacggtggatggaagaacctttcctatcgcctaaaaaaacacgagtgcacaaaggtgcactgtgacaatgtgaaaaagtggcacgaccttcagaggagactgcaaaccagtacactgattgatcaaagacagatggagttgatgcaacttgaagttgaacactggaaaggcgtgattcggagagtgattgccatagtttcccatctggcagaacgcaaccaggctttgagaggaactaccagtaccgtgtatgatcgccacaatgggaattttctggctcaagtggaactcctagcacagtttgatccggtaatgaatgaacacatcagacgaatacaatgcaaagagacaaaggtgcattacctgagtggagtcattcagaacgaaatcattcagctggtcggagacaaaatcctacaggagattgcaagaagagtgcacaaagcaaaatacttctccgtgatcatggattgcactcctgacatcagccacaaggaacaactttctgttgttctcaggattgtcaactgtgaaacacctgtttctattgctgagcattttttgggatttgtacatgttgaagacacaactggtaaagggctcagtgaaatcctgcttgaccagttggagaagcacaacctcagcatttcagattgccgtgggcagtcatacgacaatggcagcaatatgatgggccacaaacagggtgtgcaggcaagaattttagagctgaacaacaaggcgctatgcatcccatgcagcagtcacacactaaatctggttgtgtcagatgctgccaagtcttcagtgttgtccatgtctttttttggtatgctgcaacgactgtacaaccttttcagttcctctgtgcaccactgggcaattttgaagcagcatgtgaagcagctcacccttaagccactttcagggacgagatgggaggcccgaattgacagtgtgaaggtagtgcggtaccatctacctgaaatactagacggactgtcagcactggagacatatgctacagagaagggggactcagagaccatgtcctcagcaaaaagcttacatggtgagcttaaaacatggtcctttcttctgtgcacaataacctggtacaacgttttgtatcaggttaaccatatgagcaagctcctccagagcccggatgtttcaatgcaaacactgaaaaaagaaaccgagggagtgacagagtacctagaagatttcagggaaaatggactcgcatcaagccaaacggatgcaatggagattgcagaagatctggaaattgagaggaaattgcctgagaaaaggcaacgtaaaaagaaaaggcagttcctttacgagagtacagatgaaacccaatcgaccccagaagaggccttcagaagggacttcttcctgcctttggttgacactgccatcaccagcctaaaagacagattttccagactggagggggtgtatgccctgtacgacttcctgttcagcattgatatcatgagggccacaatcaagactgggaaattgcatgagagatgcaggaaagtggaacaaaccctccatgatattgatgcagacgacttggcattggagatcaactctgctgtccacacctttccagatgaagtatccaggtgcccatttaaaatgctggactacatatacagtgagaagctgttggacctgtacagcaatttaagcattgcactgcgcctacttctgacccttcctgtctcggttgcctccggagagaggagcttttcatctctgaagcgcataaagaattacatgaggtcaactatgagccaagagaggctctctggactggcactcatgtcaattgagagtgacgtccgcaggtctttggacttggaggggattgtgtctgcatttgctgaggccaagggccgcaagcagcagtttcagtag